The genomic interval GCGCACCAGGCGCTGCATGGTCGCAAAATCGATCAGGCTGGTGGCCAGCACGGTGTAGGGCGGATACGGGTCGTAGACCATCGCGTAGGGCCCGGTGTGGCGGATGATCGGCGTGCCGCGCAGGCGTTTTAGTATGCCGAACTGGATCTCGTGCGCACCGAGGCCCACCAGCTGGTCGAAGCCGCGCGCGAAGCTCGGCACGTCCTCGCCCGGCAGGCCGGCGATCAGGTCCACGTGCAGGTGGGCCTGCGAGTGTTCGCAGAGCCAGCGGATGTTCTCGGCCGCCTTCTCGTTGTTCTGGCGCCGGCTCACCAATGCCTGCACCTCGGGATTGAAACTCTGGATGCCGATCTCGAACTGCAGCGCGCCCGCCGGAAACTGGGCGATGGTTTGCTTCAGCGCTTCGGGCAGGTGGTCGGGTACCAGCTCGAAGTGGGCATAGACCGGGTCGTCAGGGTTCGCCGCGAGCTTCTCCAGGAAGAAGCCCATGATCCGTTGGCTGGTCTTGACGTTCAGGTTGAAGGTGCGGTCGACGAACTTGAACAGGCGCGCGCCGCGGGCGTACAGCGATTCCAGCTCGGCGAGGAAGGCATCGAGCGGGAAGGGCCAGGCCGTCTTGTCGAGGGAGGACAGGCAGAATTCGCATTTAAAAGGGCAACCGCGCGAGGCTTCGACATAGATCGTACGGTGCGCAATATCCTCCGCACTATATAAAGAGTAGGGCAGGGCGATCTCGGCGATCGGCGGCTGCACGCCGGTATGGGTCTTCATCAGCGGCTTGGGGCCGTGCAGGATCTCGGCGCACAGCTTCGGGAAGGTGATATCTCCCCAGCCGGTGACGACGTAGTCGGCCAGGCGGCAGATTTCCTGCTCATTGGTTTCGAACGATACCTCCGGTCCGCCCAGCACGATCGTCACCTCGGGGGCGACGCGCTTCAACATGGCGACGATCTTCGTCGTTTCCTCGACGTTCCAGATATACACGCCGAAGCCGATGATGCGCGGACGCGTTGCCAGCAGGCGTTCGACGACCTCGGTGGTCTTGGCGCCGATCACGAATTCCTGGATGCGGGTCGTGGCGGCTAAGGGCCCCATGTTCGCCAGCAGGTAGCGCAGTCCCAGCGAAGCGTGGGCATAGCGGGCGTTCAGGGTGGAAAGGAGGATCGTCATGGGGGAAGGAAGAGGGAGGGAAACGGCAAAGGGAGCATTTTACGCGTCCGCGACGCAATCGGGGCTGGCGCCGGCCGATATTGCCTGTTAGAATGCACGCCGGAATTCAGGGATCTGTTGCCCCGTTGTGGAACAGACGCCCAGCAAGTCATGCCTGATGACCATAGCAAGTCGGTCCCACCCCTTCCCATCCCGAACAGGACCGTGAAACGACTTTGCGCCGATGATAGTGCTGCAACCAGTGTGAAAGTAGGTTATCGTCAGGCTAGTTATAAAGAAAAGCCCCGGCCCGTGTGCCGGGGTTTTTTTTCGCCTGCCGCCTGCACAGGCCTGCCTCCCGGGCGACCGCCTCGCGCCGGCACGACGCTGGCGCTCGCCATTCCCATCCCCTTGCCGCGCCCGCCCACAACCACCGCGCGCTTTGTGCTCGTTACAACAGGTTGCTTTCCATATTGCAATTATCAAAGAAGCATGCCTAGAATGCCCGCTCGGCCATTCTTCCTGAAAGCAGACCATGTTCCTCAGTAATATCGAAACCATTCCGGGCAAGACCATCACCGCGGCGCATGGCGTCGTTTCCGGCAGCACCGTGCGCGCCAAGCATGTCGGCCGCGACATCATGGCTGGCCTGAAGAACATCGTCGGCGGCGAACTGCGCGGCTATACCGAGCTGCTGGAAGAGTCGCGCGTGCAGGCGATCGAACGCATGAAGGCGCAAGCCCGGCAGATGGGCGCGAACGCCATCGTCAACGTGCGCTTTTCGACCTCGTCGGTGGCAGTCGGCGCCGCCGAGATCTATGTCTACGGCACCGCGGTTACCGTGAGCTGACATGGAACTGATCTTCCTGCTGGTGTTCTGGGTTGTGCCGCTGGTGCTGGGGTACGTGTTCGGCCAGATGAACGAGAAGCGCCATTACCGCTCGATATACGCGCGCGAGAAAACCTGGCTGGCGCTGCCGACGACGGCAAGCCGCGTCCCTTTGAGCCCCGGCCAGCCCGTGCGCTGCGAGCTCGTCAGCGGCAGCGTTGTCGTCTCGGTCGACTATTTCAAGCGCGCCGCCGCGGCGCTGCGCAAGGTGGTCGGCGGCCCTGTGAAGTCCTATGAAAGCCTGCTCGACCGCGCCAAGCGCGAGGCCGTGCTGCGCCTGAAAGAAAGCTGCCCGGGCGCCCACGAGATCGTCAACCTGCGCCTGGAAACGGCCTCGCTGTCGAAGAACATGCAAGGCGCCATCGGGTCGGTGGAGGTGTTTGCCTTCGCGACCGCGCTGTATTTTGCCGAGCAGCCCGCCAGGCACGCGGCATGAAATACACGCCCTCGCTGCCGGAACACAATGACAATGTGACGCAGGAGCATCCGCTCGCGGATTTCCTGCGCATCCTGGCCGGCCTGGGCGTGCTGGCGCTGGCCGGTTTCTTCGTGCTCGGCCTGCTGATTGACACCGTGGTCGACCACATGGATGCAGGCACCGAGGCCTCGCTCACGCGCATCATCGCCGAGAAGACCCCGGCCATGCCGCCAGGGGACCGCGGGGACGACGCCCGTGTCGCACGCGTGCAGGCCCTGGCCGACAGCCTGCGCGCCTGCGCCGGCATCAGGGCCCGGCCACGCTCCGCTTGACCGATTCCACTGTGCCAAACGCGGTGGTGGTGCCCGGCGGGACGATTTATGTCTTCGCAGGCTTGTTCGAGCACGTGCAGTCCGAAAACGGCCTGGCCTTCGTGCTGGCGCACGAGTTGTCGCACCTGGCCCACCGCGACCACCTGCGGGCGCTGGGACGCGGCATCGTGCTCTACGGCCTGGCAACGCTGGCGACCGGCGACGGTTCGGCCCTGGCCGGCGTGCTGGCGCCAGTGCAGCAGGCGGGCGAAGCGAGCTACTCGCGCGGACGTGAAGCGGCGGCCGACGCTACCGCCTTGCAGGTGCTGCAGTGCCGCTATGGGCACGTCGGCGGCGCGACCGAATTCTTCGAATCGCTGCAGGAAAGCCACGACAGCGCCATCCCCGGCTCCCACTATTTCGCCTCGCACCCGCAAATGGGCGCGCGCATCGCGGCGATGCGGTCGGAGGCCGCCGCGGCGGGAATGAAGACGGGGGCGGTACGGCCGTTCGATACCTCGAAATAAGGCCCCCAAGGCAAGCGCAGACGAGGCGCTCGATGGTCTATTGCTATCGTCCCTGATTGCACGATCGGTATCCGACGAGATGTCGCATGAAGCCGACAAGCCGGTACCGAACCCATCAAAATGAATAGGTTTGGAAAGTCCAGCCGCCATTCACACTGACTATCCGCATCAATATAGTGCAGCTCGCCCAAGAGCGCCTGACAAAGGTAAGGCCGCACGCGCGATGCGCGCGCCCTCCATAGCCGCGTTGGGCCGCCAGGCGTACTGTCTTCGTCGGCGCGCCTTGCTCTGAAGGTGTTGTCAGGCGCGCTAAGCCAGGCGGCACCTGTTTTTCATCTCGCACGCGGCCCCGCCGCAGAAAGCGCCAACATGAAACGTCAGCCGGGCGGACACCGACGCCTTGTTTCCCTTTCCCTGCGGGCCGCGAGCGCGGCTGCCCTTGCCTTGTTGCTTGCCGGCTGTCATGGCGACCCGGACGACAAGGGTACGATCACGCCGCCCCCGCCAGTATCGCCGGCTCCGCGCATCAAGGTGGACCTTGCTCGCACAACCTACGGTGTGCCGCACGTGCGCGCGAACGATTTCCGCAGCCTCGGCTACGGACTGGCTTATGCCTATGCCCAGGACAACCTGTGCATGTTTGCCGATTCCGTGCTGACGGTGCGGGGCGAGCGCTCGTTCTTCTTCGGCGGCGACGCCAGGGCGCCGGTGCGCAGCGGCGACTCCTATGGTGCGGCCAGCGGCTTCATGGACCTCAAGAACGAAGACAGCGATTTCTTTTTCAAGGGCTATCTCGACATCGCCCAGCTGCGCGCCAGCTACGCCGCCGGTGCGGCCGAGCCGCGCGAACTGGTCGAGGGCTATGTCGAAGGCTACAACCGCTACGTGAAAAGCTTCGCGGGCCAATACCCGGCGGCATGCAACGGCGCCAAGTGGGTGCGCCCGATCACGGTCGACGACATGTACCTGGTGATGGCCGAAAAGGCCCTGCATGCGACCGGCCAGGTGTTCTCGAAAGAATTCGTCGCTGCCGGCCGCGCCGCCAGTACGCAGACCGTGGCAGCCCGCGCCAGGACCGGCAAGCTCGATCCAGCCTTCCTGCTGGCCCGCCTCGACCAGCTCGACCGCCAGGGTTTCGGCAGCAATGCGCTGGCGGTCGGCAAGGACTTGTCCAGCAACGGCCGCGGCCTGTTGCTGGGTAATCCGCATTACCCCTGGACCACGGCCGACCGCTTCTACCAGGCCCACCTGACCGTCCCCGGGCGCTACGATGCGATGGGCGTCATCATCGGCGGCATTCCCGCCATCGTCATCGGCTTCAACCGCGACATCGCCTGGAGCCATACGGTGACGACGGCCGTGCACTTCACGACCTTCCGCCTCGCGCTCGATCCGCGCGACACCAGCGGCACCACCTATCTGTATGACGGGCAGCCCGTCAAGATGACGTCGAAGACGGTCAGCGTCGACGTGCTGCAGGCCGATGGCTCCGTGGACAGGCGCAGCAAGACCTTCTGGTTCAGCCAGCAGGGCGCCGTCATCGTCAAGCCGGAGGCCGGCATGACCTGGACCGCCAGCGCCGCCTATGTGCTCGCCGATCCGAACCGCAACAACACCCGCATGCTCGAGCAGTGGCTGGGCATTGGCACCGCCACCAGCGTGCAAGGCATCAAGGCTTCGCTCGACAAGACCGTCGGCCTGCCCTGGGTGAATACGGTGGCGGCCGACCGTAACGGCAACGCGCTGTATGCCGACGCCAGCGTCGTGCCGCACATGGCACCGCAAAAATTCGCTGGCGACTGCATGCTGCTGCAGGCGGCGCTGATGTTCGACGGCTCGCGCAGCAGCTGCGCCTGGGGGCTGGATGCGAACGCCCCCGCCGGTATCTTCTCGCCGGCGAACGGTCCGTGGTTGATCCGCAGCGATTACGTCGGCAATTCGAACGACAGCTACTGGCTGAGCAATCCGAAAGCCCTGTTGACCGGGCCGGCACCGTACGGCTTCTCGCCGCTGTACGGCCGCGTCGGCGTCGAGCAGTCGCTGCGTACCCGCATCGGTTTCAAGCAGTTCGAGGAACAGGCGGCGCAGCGCGGGAAGCTGGGCCTGGCCGACCTGCAGCAACTGGCCTTCGCCAACCGCCTGTATGCGGCCGAGCTGGTCCTGCCCGAGCTGCTTCCCGCCTGCTCCGGCAGCGCCGATGCCTTGTTGGCGCAGGCCTGTACCGTGTTGGGGGCCTGGGATCGCCATGTCGATATCGACAGCCGTGGTGCCGTGCTGTTCCGCGAGTTCTGGAACACGGCGGCCACCATTCCGAACAAATGGGCGGTACCGTTCAATCCGATCGATCCGGTCAATACGCCGTCCGGCGTGGCGCCGGCCGCCATCCCGGCCATGCTCACAGCACTCAGGAACACGGCCACGAAACTGCAATCGATGGGCATTCCGCTCGACGGCCGCCTGGGCGACTACCAGACCGAAACCCGGAACGGCGTGCGCATTCCACTGCATGGCGGCATCGGTAACATCGACGGTTCTTATAACTCGCTGACGATGCGTACAGGCTTGACTGCTACCGGCTATAACGGCGTGCATTGGGGCGAAAGTTATATCCAGACCGTGGGTTTTGACGACCAGGGACCGGTTGCCCAAGCGATGCTGACCTATGGGCAGTCGACTAATCCGGCGTCGCCGTATTACACGGACCAGACGAATGTATTCTCCCGCAAGGGGTGGCCGGTGCTGCCGTTTAGCGAGGAGAAGATCCGTAGCGACCCGGGCTACCAGGCGCAGACGCTGACGGCAGAGCAATAGCGGAACAAGGGGAGTCGGCAGGAGGTGGCAGCTGCAAGGCAGCCACCTCTGTCTTTTTTTGGAGATTTTTTCGAAACGGTCTTGCGGACAGCTCATCGGCTTTGCTATGATTCGCCTCCGCTTCGCAGCGTGTGTAGCTGAGTGAAAACTGCAACGAAATCAAGTAGTTGAGTTTGCAACAGCAAATACAGAAATCTGCGGTGAAGCAAAGAAGGGGTTGACGAAGATCGCGAAACACTGCATAATCTCACTTCTCTGCTGCTGACGAACAAAACGATTCGCGACAAAGCAGCAAGGCAGTACCGAATAAAGTTCTTTAACAATTAACAGTCGATAAGTGTGGGCGTTTGATGAAGGTGCCAGCTGACTAGTTCAGCTGATTACTTAAATTATCAAATGTTCACAAAAGTATTAAGCGTTGTCTCAGCAATGAGATAACGGTCAGTATCTTGAGTGAGCGACTCCGCTAGCAATAGCGGATGACACGAAAGTGTCAACAAGCAGAGATTGAACTGAAGAGTTTGATCCTGGCTCAGATTGAACGCTGGCGGCATGCTTTACACATGCAAGTCGAACGGCAGCACGGGCTTCGGCCTGGTGGCGAGTGGCGAACGGGTGAGTAATATATCGGAACGTACCCAAGAGTGGGGGATAACGTAGCGAAAGTTACGCTAATACCGCATACGATCTAAGGATGAAAGCAGGGGACCGCAAGGCCTTGTGCTCCTGGAGCGGCCGATATCTGATTAGCTAGTTGGTAGGGTAAAGGCCTACCAAGGCGACGATCAGTAGCTGGTCTGAGAGGACGACCAGCCACACTGGAACTGAGACACGGTCCAGACTCCTACGGGAGGCAGCAGTGGGGAATTTTGGACAATGGGCGCAAGCCTGATCCAGCAATGCCGCGTGAGTGAAGAAGGCCTTCGGGTTGTAAAGCTCTTTTGTCAGGGAAGAAACGGTAGAGGCTAATATCCTCTGCTAATGACGGTACCTGAAGAATAAGCACCGGCTAACTACGTGCCAGCAGCCGCGGTAATACGTAGGGTGCAAGCGTTAATCGGAATTACTGGGCGTAAAGCGTGCGCAGGCGGTTTTGTAAGTCTGTCGTGAAAGCCCCGGGCTCAACCTGGGAATTGCGATGGAGACTGCAAGGCTTGAATCTGGCAGAGGGGGGTAGAATTCCACGTGTAGCAGTGAAATGCGTAGAGATGTGGAGGAACACCGATGGCGAAGGCAGCCCCCTGGGTCAAGATTGACGCTCATGCACGAAAGCGTGGGGAGCAAACAGGATTAGATACCCTGGTAGTCCACGCCCTAAACGATGTCTACTAGTTGTCGGGTTTTAATTAACTTGGTAACGCAGCTAACGCGTGAAGTAGACCGCCTGGGGAGTACGGTCGCAAGATTAAAACTCAAAGGAATTGACGGGGACCCGCACAAGCGGTGGATGATGTGGATTAATTCGATGCAACGCGAAAAACCTTACCTACCCTTGACATGTCAGGAAT from Massilia sp. Se16.2.3 carries:
- a CDS encoding B12-binding domain-containing radical SAM protein, yielding MTILLSTLNARYAHASLGLRYLLANMGPLAATTRIQEFVIGAKTTEVVERLLATRPRIIGFGVYIWNVEETTKIVAMLKRVAPEVTIVLGGPEVSFETNEQEICRLADYVVTGWGDITFPKLCAEILHGPKPLMKTHTGVQPPIAEIALPYSLYSAEDIAHRTIYVEASRGCPFKCEFCLSSLDKTAWPFPLDAFLAELESLYARGARLFKFVDRTFNLNVKTSQRIMGFFLEKLAANPDDPVYAHFELVPDHLPEALKQTIAQFPAGALQFEIGIQSFNPEVQALVSRRQNNEKAAENIRWLCEHSQAHLHVDLIAGLPGEDVPSFARGFDQLVGLGAHEIQFGILKRLRGTPIIRHTGPYAMVYDPYPPYTVLATSLIDFATMQRLVRFARYWDLVANSGRFAHTVKELLGARPFENFMAFSDWLYTKLDATHRIALDKLAKLVVEWLQVTGMGREAAQALVASDYAGSIDAGAKAQERHARDKTTAAAAVAAPARQVRHLAA
- a CDS encoding YbjQ family protein → MFLSNIETIPGKTITAAHGVVSGSTVRAKHVGRDIMAGLKNIVGGELRGYTELLEESRVQAIERMKAQARQMGANAIVNVRFSTSSVAVGAAEIYVYGTAVTVS
- a CDS encoding YbjQ family protein, with translation MELIFLLVFWVVPLVLGYVFGQMNEKRHYRSIYAREKTWLALPTTASRVPLSPGQPVRCELVSGSVVVSVDYFKRAAAALRKVVGGPVKSYESLLDRAKREAVLRLKESCPGAHEIVNLRLETASLSKNMQGAIGSVEVFAFATALYFAEQPARHAA
- a CDS encoding M48 family metallopeptidase, encoding MTDSTVPNAVVVPGGTIYVFAGLFEHVQSENGLAFVLAHELSHLAHRDHLRALGRGIVLYGLATLATGDGSALAGVLAPVQQAGEASYSRGREAAADATALQVLQCRYGHVGGATEFFESLQESHDSAIPGSHYFASHPQMGARIAAMRSEAAAAGMKTGAVRPFDTSK
- a CDS encoding penicillin acylase family protein, yielding MRANDFRSLGYGLAYAYAQDNLCMFADSVLTVRGERSFFFGGDARAPVRSGDSYGAASGFMDLKNEDSDFFFKGYLDIAQLRASYAAGAAEPRELVEGYVEGYNRYVKSFAGQYPAACNGAKWVRPITVDDMYLVMAEKALHATGQVFSKEFVAAGRAASTQTVAARARTGKLDPAFLLARLDQLDRQGFGSNALAVGKDLSSNGRGLLLGNPHYPWTTADRFYQAHLTVPGRYDAMGVIIGGIPAIVIGFNRDIAWSHTVTTAVHFTTFRLALDPRDTSGTTYLYDGQPVKMTSKTVSVDVLQADGSVDRRSKTFWFSQQGAVIVKPEAGMTWTASAAYVLADPNRNNTRMLEQWLGIGTATSVQGIKASLDKTVGLPWVNTVAADRNGNALYADASVVPHMAPQKFAGDCMLLQAALMFDGSRSSCAWGLDANAPAGIFSPANGPWLIRSDYVGNSNDSYWLSNPKALLTGPAPYGFSPLYGRVGVEQSLRTRIGFKQFEEQAAQRGKLGLADLQQLAFANRLYAAELVLPELLPACSGSADALLAQACTVLGAWDRHVDIDSRGAVLFREFWNTAATIPNKWAVPFNPIDPVNTPSGVAPAAIPAMLTALRNTATKLQSMGIPLDGRLGDYQTETRNGVRIPLHGGIGNIDGSYNSLTMRTGLTATGYNGVHWGESYIQTVGFDDQGPVAQAMLTYGQSTNPASPYYTDQTNVFSRKGWPVLPFSEEKIRSDPGYQAQTLTAEQ